In Chroogloeocystis siderophila 5.2 s.c.1, one DNA window encodes the following:
- a CDS encoding cytochrome b N-terminal domain-containing protein: protein MKSYEFVLRRLATILSVAIISLSVMAAVTGILLSFYYEPVAGRAYQSLNWIDTEIPNGLLIHSIHDIAGNALIVTALIQIVVMFLGRQFRSSWLTAWISGILLTLTGIGLSWTAIILDWSQVGYWRFRIELSTIEAIPFIGGTLRNILTGGGAVNTTTVAHLYTIHSYLLSVGAIALAIVHLWSLLQQEKEMKGAVAETSLMTSEVKTEETTFSQI from the coding sequence ATGAAATCGTATGAATTCGTCCTGCGGCGACTCGCGACTATTCTATCGGTAGCAATTATTTCATTAAGCGTCATGGCAGCAGTGACAGGAATTTTGCTGTCTTTCTACTACGAACCCGTCGCCGGTAGAGCCTATCAGTCATTAAACTGGATTGACACTGAAATTCCAAATGGCTTGTTAATTCATAGTATTCATGACATTGCAGGTAATGCCTTAATCGTCACCGCCTTAATTCAGATTGTCGTTATGTTTTTAGGCAGACAGTTTCGGTCGAGTTGGTTGACTGCTTGGATTAGTGGTATCTTGCTAACTTTAACTGGAATTGGTTTAAGTTGGACAGCAATTATCCTCGACTGGAGTCAAGTTGGCTACTGGCGTTTTCGCATCGAGTTAAGCACGATTGAAGCAATTCCGTTCATTGGTGGTACGTTACGCAATATTCTGACAGGTGGCGGAGCCGTCAATACAACAACAGTTGCGCACCTTTACACAATACACAGCTATCTTCTCTCTGTCGGTGCGATCGCGCTTGCTATCGTTCACTTGTGGAGTTTACTACAGCAAGAAAAAGAAATGAAAGGCGCTGTGGCAGAAACTTCACTGATGACAAGCGAAGTAAAAACAGAAGAAACCACATTTTCGCAAATTTGA
- a CDS encoding precorrin-2 C(20)-methyltransferase: MVIGTLYGISVGPGDPELITLKGWRCLQQAPVVAFPAGVQGKQGLAQQIIAQWLNPQQVQLALIFPYVQDMTVLTAAWETAAQQVWQYLSQGKDVAFACEGDVSFYSTFTYLAQTLQALQPKAIVKVIPGVCSPMAATAALGLPLTLRQQRLVVLPALYTVKELETVLDWADVVVLMKVSSVYEKVWAILQQRQLLENSAIVEYATLPQQKIYTDLRSHPTLKLAYFSLLIVQLRRLRNVVEQK; the protein is encoded by the coding sequence ATGGTAATCGGTACTCTTTACGGCATTAGTGTAGGACCTGGCGATCCTGAATTGATTACCTTGAAAGGTTGGCGTTGTTTGCAACAAGCGCCAGTTGTAGCTTTTCCAGCAGGAGTTCAAGGTAAACAAGGGTTAGCGCAGCAAATTATCGCGCAGTGGTTGAATCCGCAGCAAGTGCAATTAGCACTGATTTTTCCCTACGTACAAGATATGACGGTATTAACAGCCGCATGGGAAACCGCAGCACAACAAGTTTGGCAATATCTCAGTCAAGGCAAAGACGTGGCGTTTGCGTGTGAAGGTGACGTCAGTTTTTACAGCACGTTTACCTACTTAGCACAAACACTACAAGCACTACAACCCAAGGCGATCGTTAAAGTTATCCCTGGAGTTTGTTCGCCAATGGCGGCTACCGCAGCGTTGGGATTGCCATTAACTTTGCGACAACAGCGACTGGTTGTGTTACCAGCACTTTATACGGTGAAGGAATTAGAAACAGTACTTGATTGGGCTGATGTTGTTGTCTTGATGAAAGTAAGTTCGGTTTATGAGAAAGTGTGGGCGATATTGCAGCAGCGGCAGTTGCTAGAAAATAGCGCGATTGTCGAATACGCAACTTTACCACAACAAAAAATTTATACTGACTTGCGATCACATCCCACACTAAAGTTAGCGTATTTTTCACTGCTTATCGTGCAACTTCGGCGATTGCGCAACGTCGTAGAACAAAAGTAG
- a CDS encoding esterase/lipase family protein, producing MSILKFVPSLLVPSFSLLMLPTVILPGYLEGAIAYRELEQSLQQQGLPTVTVPLRRRDWLVTLGGKPVTPILQQLDRTVKQALEQYNASRINLIGHSAGGWISRIYLGDKPYSSLAQVDLTTPWQAHQYVATLITLGTPHTSLERWTRWSLDFVNHNYPGAFYPHVRYVCVAGKTIFGQRRRGSWLAYSSYQLTCGQGNCWGDGITPIVAAHLDGAENLIIEGVNHSPRSPGLWYGSPSILPFWVTYLA from the coding sequence ATGAGTATACTGAAATTTGTCCCCTCGCTCCTAGTTCCTAGCTTCTCGCTTCTCATGCTGCCGACTGTTATTCTGCCTGGATATCTTGAAGGTGCGATCGCTTACCGCGAACTCGAACAATCTTTACAGCAACAGGGATTGCCTACAGTTACTGTACCGTTGCGGCGTCGTGATTGGTTAGTGACTTTGGGCGGCAAACCAGTGACACCAATTTTGCAGCAACTCGATCGCACGGTCAAGCAAGCCCTAGAGCAATACAACGCGTCAAGAATTAATTTGATAGGACACTCGGCTGGCGGGTGGATTTCTCGTATCTACTTAGGGGATAAGCCGTATAGTAGTCTTGCCCAAGTCGATTTAACAACACCTTGGCAAGCACACCAGTACGTTGCGACATTAATCACCCTCGGAACTCCGCACACGAGTTTAGAACGCTGGACGCGCTGGAGTCTGGATTTTGTCAATCACAACTATCCAGGTGCTTTTTACCCACACGTTCGTTATGTCTGTGTTGCGGGAAAAACCATCTTTGGGCAACGCCGTCGCGGTAGTTGGTTAGCTTACAGTAGTTATCAATTAACTTGTGGTCAAGGCAATTGTTGGGGTGATGGCATTACGCCGATCGTTGCTGCGCATCTCGATGGTGCAGAAAACTTAATCATTGAAGGTGTCAATCACTCACCGCGATCGCCTGGTTTGTGGTACGGTTCGCCCTCTATACTACCGTTCTGGGTGACGTACCTAGCATAA